From Mus caroli unplaced genomic scaffold, CAROLI_EIJ_v1.1 scaffold_18717_1, whole genome shotgun sequence, a single genomic window includes:
- the LOC110287600 gene encoding vomeronasal type-1 receptor 2-like, whose product MSTHDTSLRTTEEVAFQILLLCQFGVGTFANVFLFVYNFSPISTGSKQRPRQVILRHMAVANALTLFLTIFPNNMMTFAPIIPQTDLKCKLEFFTRLVARSTNLCSTCVLSIHQFVTLVPVNSGKGILRASVTNMASYSCYSCWFFSVLNNIYIPIKVTGPQITDNNNNSKSKLFCSTSEFSVGIVFLRFAHDATFMSIMVWTSVSMVLLLHRHCQRMQHIFTFNQDPRGQAETTATHTILMLVVTFVGFYLLSLICIIFYTYFIYSHHFLRHCNDILVSGFPTISPLLLIFRDPKGPCSVFVNC is encoded by the coding sequence ATGTCTACTCACGATACATCCCTGAGAACCACTGAGGAAGTGGCTTTTCAGATCCTCTTGCTTTGCCAGTTTGGGGTTGGGACTTTTGCCAATGTATTTCTCTTTGTCTATAATTTCTCTCCAATCTCGACTGGTTCTAAACAGAGGCCCAGACAAGTGATTTTAAGACACATGGCTGTGGCCAATGCCTTAACTCTCTTCCTCACTATATTTCCAAACAACATGATGACTTTTGCTCCAATTATTCCTCAAACTGACCTCAAATGTAAATTAGAATTCTTCACTCGCCTCGTTGCAAGAAGCACAAACTTGTGTTCAACTTGTGTTCTGAGTATCCATCAGTTTGTCACACTTGTTCCTGTTAATTCAGGTAAAGGAATACTCAGAGCAAGTGTCACAAACATGGCAAGTTATTCTTGTTACAGTTGTTggttcttcagtgtcttaaataACATCTACATTCCAATTAAGGTCACTGGTCCACAGATAACAGACAATAACAATAACTCTAAAAGCAAGTTGTTCTGTTCCACTTCTGAATTCAGTGTAGGCATTGTCTTCTTGAGGTTCGCCCATGATGCCACATTCATGAGCATCATGGTCTGGACCAGTGTCTCAATGGTACTTCTCCTCCATAGACATTGTCAGAGAATGCAGCATATATTCACTTTCAATCAGGACCCCAGGGGCCAAGCAGAGACCACAGCAACCCATACTATCCTGATGCTGGTAGTCACATTTGTTGGCTTTTATCTTCTAAGCCTTATTTGTATCATCTTTTACACCTATTTTATATATTCTCATCATTTTCTGAGGCATTGCAATGACATTTTGGTTTCAGGTTTCCCTACAATTTCTCCTTTACTGTTGATCTTCAGAGACCCTAAGGGTCCTTGTTCTGTGTTCGTCAACTGTTGA